From the Caldisalinibacter kiritimatiensis genome, the window CTAGGGCTATAATTTATTATCTTACAGTTATTTTCATTGCAAAGCTATTTAAAAAGCCTGTAATGGTTTATGCAAACGGAATAGGGCCAATTAAAAAAAGAGTAAATAAATATCTAACAAAGAAATTATTAAATAAAGTGGATTTAATAACACTTAGAGATTATAAGTCTAAAGAAACTCTGGAAAAATTAGGAGTTAAGAATAAGAATATTTATGTTACTTCAGACCCTGTATTTACATTAGAACATTCAAGTGAAGAAAGAATAAAACATATCTTCAACATAGAAGGAATTCCATTAGATAAGCCTTTAATAGGCGTCAATGTAAGGTGTTGGAAAGATGATAAGAATATTAAGAAAGTAATATCAAAAACGATAGACTATTTAACAAGGAATTTGAACATTAATGTTGTAATTATACCTATGCATTATCCGGATGATTTAGAAATAGGAGAAGATATTATTGAGTTAATTCAGGATAATTGTTATATATTAAGAAATAAATATAGTGTTGAAGATATGATGGGTATAATTGGGAAATTAGATTTGATAATTGCTATGAGGCTTCACTCTTTAATATATGCAGCAACGCAGGCTATTCCAATGATAGGTTTGGTATATGACCCTAAGGTTGAAGGTTTTTTGAATTTACTTGGAATAGATACTAAAATTGATATAAACAATTTAGAGCTAGTTGAATTGTGTACAATGATTGATGAAATATGGAAAAATAGGAGTCAATTTAAGAGTAGATTAAATGAAGTAAGAGATAAACTAAAAGCAAAGGCATATGATAATGTAAGTATGGCTTTAGACTTACTCAAAAGTAGGTGATAAAATGGTACAAAGCATAAAAATAATGGGAGTTAGAGTGGATAAAGTAACATTAAATTCTGCTGAAAGAGAAGCGAAAGGATATTTAAAACAAAATGATACGAATGTTATATATACTCCTAATACAGAAATAGTAATGGCTGCCAAAAAAGATAACAAACTAAAGAGAATATTGAATGATGGAGATTTAATAGTTCCCGACGGTATTGGATTAGTATATGCATCGAGAATTAAGAAAAAGCCTCTCGCAGAGCGGGTAACAGGATATGATTTATCTATTAAATTACTTGAGATAGCAAATAAGAACGGCTATAAGTTATTTTTATTAGGAGGAAAACAAGGAGTAGCTAAAGAGGCTAGTGAAAAAATAAAGAAAAAATATCCTAATATAAAAATAGCTGGTTATCATCATGGTTATTTTAAAGGAACTCATATAGGGTATAAAGGACATGATGAGGAAAAGAAAGTTATAGAGCAAATAAATAGCGTAAATCCAGATATTTTGTTTGTAGGTTTTGGAGCACCTAAGCAAGAAATATGGATTCATAATAACAAGCATGATTTAAATACTAAACTAATAATTGGTAATGGCGGAACGCTTGATGTATTAGCAGGTAGAGTCAAAAGAGCTCCGATGATATATCAAAAACTTGGATTAGAGTGGCTATACAGATTAATTAAGGAGCCAAGAAGAGTTAAAAGACAAGCAGTATTACCGTTATTTGCATTAAAAGTACTTTTTTCAAAAAATAATATTGTTGAATAAACTATAAAGTAAAAATAAACTCAGGAGAGGAGGAGGTAAAAATGCTAGATATCAATAAAAGGTGGTATAATTATTTAATTGAATATTTGGGTATAACAATAGGAACAGTGATTATGGCAATTTCATTGAATATGTTATTAGAGCCAAATACTATTGCTCCTGGTGGAGTAACAGGTTTAGCTATAGTAATAAAGAAAATACTTAACATTCCTATTGATATTACAAACTTAGCTATTAATATTCCTTTATTTATAGCTGGAGTTTTAATTTTAGGAAAAGCCTTTGGAGCTAAAACTCTTTATGCTACATTTGCATTATCTTTTTTCATAAGGATATTGCCACAATCCAACTTAACAGAAGATTTACTTTTAGCTGCAGTTTTTGGTGGTGTACTTATAGGATTGGGGTTAGGTATAGTTTTTAAATTTGGAGGTACTACTGGAGGTACAGATTTAGCAGGAGCAATATTAAATAAATACTTTCCAGGTCTTAGTACAGCAACTCTAATGATGATAATAGACCTTTGTGTGGTTGTAATTGCAGGTGTAGTTGATAAGAAAATAGAAACTTCACTTTATTCGATTATAGCTTTATATATTTTAGTTAAAGTAATAGATTTGATTTTAGAAGGTTTAGGTTATGCTAAAGCATTTTTAATAATTTCTAATACTCCAGAGGAATTAGGGGAAATTATATTAGATGAGTTAAAAAGAGGTGTAACGGTACTTAGAGGAAAAGGAATGTATACTGGCAAGGATAGGGACGTTTTATTATGTGTAGTAAACAGGTCACAAATCACAAAATTAAAGGAGATAGTACATGAAGTAGATGAAAAGGCTTTTGTTATGATTACTGATATACATGAGGTTTTAGGTGAAGGATTTAAAGAAATAAAAAGTACTTAGGAGGGAAAAGAATGGAAAAGCATCAAGAACTTAAAAAGATTGCAAACACATTGAGAAAAGACATAATCAAAATGATAAATGCTGCTAGTTCAGGTCATCCAGGAGGGTCATTATCAGCTTGTGAAATAGTAACAGCATTATATTTTAAAGAAATGAAAATAGACCCTCAAAATCCTAATTGGGAAGATAGAGACAGGTTTGTTTTATCTAAAGGCCATGGAGCACCTGTTTTATATGCAGCATTAGCAGAAAAGGGATATTTTCAAAAGGAAGAATTAATGAAGTTGAGAAAAGTTGGAGAAATGCTTCAAGGACATCCAGATATGAAGGGAACACCTGGTGTTGATATGTCAACAGGTTCTTTAGGACAGGGATTGGCAGTAGCAAATGGAATGGCTTTAGCTGGTAAATTAGACAACAAAGATTATAGAGTGTATGTACTTTTAGGTGATGGGGAAGTACAGGAAGGTATGATATGGGAAGCAGCAATGTTTGCAGCTCATAACAGATTAAATAACTTAACTGTATTCTTAGACCATAATGGTTTACAAATAGATGGAAAAAATAGAGAAGTTATGAACATTGAACCTATTGACAAAAAGTGGGAAGCTTTTGGATGGCATGTAATAAAAATTGATGGACATAACTTTGAAGAGATTTTTAAAGCTATAGAAGAAAGTAAGGGTGTAAAAGACAGACCTACTATAATTATTGCTAATACAGTTAAAGGTAAAGGCGTATCATTTATGGAAAATAAAGTAGGTTGGCATGGAAGCGCACCAAACGATGAAGAAACTGAAAAGGCTTTAGATGAGCTTGGAGGTGAAGCATAATGACAAAGAAAATAGCAACAAGAGAAGCGTATGGAGAAGCTTTAAAAGAATTGGGAAAAAACAATAAAGACATAGTAGTATTAGATGCAGATTTATCAAAATCAACAAAAACAGCTAAATTTAAAGAGGAGTATCCAGAGAGATTTATTAATGTAGGTATAGCTGAGCAAAACTTAATAGGTACTGCAGCTGGATTAGCTACAGCTGGTAAAATACCGTTTGCTAGTTCATTTGCAATGTTTGCTACTGGTAGAGCATTTGAAATAATTAGGAATTCAGTAGCTTATCCTAAATTAAATGTTAAAATAGCTGCCACTCATGCAGGCATAACTGTAGGAGAAGATGGTGCTTCACATCAAGCATTAGAGGATATTAGTATAATGAGAACAATCCCTAATATGGTTGTGATAAATCCTGCTGATGCAGTTGAAGCGAAAGAAGCAGTTTTAAAAGCAGCAGAATATAATGGACCTGTTTATATTAGATTAGGCAGAAGCAAAGTACCGGTAATACATGATGAAAATAACTATGAATTTGAGATAGGTAAAGGAATATTATTAGAAGACGGAAAAGATGCAACAATAATCGCTACTGGAGTTATGGTAGCAGAGGCACTAGAAGCAAGGAATAAATTAGCTGAAGAAGGAATTGATGTAAGGGTAATAGATATCCACACAATTAAGCCAATAGACAAAGAAATAATTATAAATGCTGCTAAAGAAACAGGAGCAATTGTAACAGCAGAAGAACATAACATCATAGGTGGGTTAGGAAGTGCAGTGGCTGAAGTACTTGCAGAAAATCAACCAGTACCTATGGAAAGAGTAGGAGTTAAAGATGTTTTCGGTCAATCAGGTAAAGGTGATGAGTTATTAGAAGTATATGGACTTACAGCTGAAAAGCTAGTAAAAGCAGTTAAGAATGTTATAAAAAGAAAGTAGATTAAAGGGTGGGAACTTAATCCCACTCTTTTTTATTGTCTAAGAAAGCATATTTACATTATAGGTTGTAATTAAGTTGAATATAAGTTTTAAATGAAGACAGAATATTTGTAAAATTATTATCCAAAAGCTAAAGGCAAACAGCGAATAGCCTAATTCTTTCTAATATCCTCCTGAGAACTAAGAACAGAATCAAATGCTACTAACTATTAACAACGGACTACTAACTAACAAATCGACTTTAGCCGATTTTGTTCTTAAATCTATCATAAAAATGTAAATACCAGAATACTATTATATAAGAAATGTTTATATTGATATATGAATAGGTAAAGGGGGTATTAGGTGAAAAAGATATGGGTACTTATAGTAATAGCAGTAATAGTTTTAGGAATAATATTTATTCCCAAACTATTATTTAATGAGGGGGATAAAACGGTGAATTTTACAGAAGTAAGTAAAAACCAAATACCGAGTAAATTACAAGAAGTACTTCCTTCATATAAAACTGAAGAAAGAGCTTTAGCGTGTAAAGTTAAAGATGAGATATATATAATAGTGACGAGGGGCGAAAAGAGAACAGAAGGATATTCTGTTGCTGTAGAAAAAATAGAGAAATTAGAAAAAGATAATGAAACACATCTTATAGTATATGCTGTTTATGAGGACCCCAAACCCGATGAGATAGTAGCACAGGTGATAACATATCCTTATACTGTTGTAAAGACAGATTTAAAAGAGTTACCTGACAAAGTTAAGCTTAAGACTAGATATAAAGAATAATCATTTCAAACATCAGCATTTTGCTGGTGTTTTTGGTTTTTTGACCAATATTTACATAAAGGAAAATAAATATTATAGAAGAATTTATAAGGGTGCGGAAAAACATAAGAGGAGGAGAAGGATGAAAAAATTTGGGAAAAAACTATTAAGTGGTATATTAGCAGTTTCTATTATAGGTACATCTACTAGTGCATTTGCTTGGGATTATAAAGTACAACAAGGGGATACATTTTGGAAAATAAGTCAGAAATATGACGTAGATATTAATAAGCTTATGGAAGTGAATAATGCTAACGAAAGTACAATTCTTTATGTTGGTCAACAGATTGAAATACCTGAAACTCAAAACTTTTTTTATTATGAAGTACAAGCTGGTGATACATCTTGGATTATAAGTGAAAAATTTAATGTTTCATTAAATGAGCTATTAAAAATAAATAACTTAAATCAGTATTCAGTAATATATATAGATCAAAAACTAAAAATACCATCTGTATGCTCTACAGAAGACAGGCCAACAAATAATATACCAGAACAACCTGAATCATATATGACATATAAAACCCATATTGTAAAGAAAGGAGACGATTTTTGGAAGTTAAGTGTACAATATGGAATACCTATGTATGAATTAATGAAAGTTAATAATGCTAATGAAAATACTATTTTATACATAGGACAAGAGATAAAAATACCTGTATACAACGTAGCTGAAATGGAAACATTAGGAGACCAGTATGGCGAATACCTAGATTGGTGGAATGGGGTGCAATATGTTATACCAATTGGAGCTACTATTAAAGTTATTGACTTTTATACAGGAAAGTCATTTATGGCAAAGCGAACAGCAGGAGCTAACCATGCAGATGTAGAAACATTGACAGCTGAAGACACTGAAAAATTAAAGGAAATATGGGGTGGAAGCTTTAGTTGGTTAAGAAGACCAGTAATAGTAGAGTATAATGGTAGACGCATAGCGGGAAGTGCATCAGGAATGCCACATGCAGGAAATGATAATGCTGAAGGCGGTGTTTATACTAGCTGGAGAAGTGAAGGTTATGGTCCAGGTTTAAATTTAGACTTTATAAAGAACAATAATATGGATGGACATTTTGATATTCATTTTCTAAATAGTACAAGACACAAGGATGGAGAAGTGGATGAAAAGCATCAACATAATATAAAAATATCTGCTGGAATTATAGATTAGAATATGTCCCAAAAAGTCTAAAACAAACAAATTTAGACTTTTTGGGATTTATTATTTATGGTAATTATTGTAATTTGCAATAATTCACAGGAAAGAAAGAATGTTTATAGAATAATATAAAATAAGGAATTAAATAAGTGGATTTTAGTGTTTTGCTTTTGAGGGGAGTGTCTATAATGAGAAAAGATTTAAAAATTCCGTTTGATAAACTAAAGAAAAAGTGTAATATTGAGATTCTTAATTTTAATACAACAGCCCAATTGTCAATGTCTAGAGAAATTATCGGACAAGAAAGAGCTATGAAAGCGTTGAGGTTTGGATTATCAGTAAAGAGAAAAGGATACAATATATTTGTTTCTGGAGTTACAGGTACTGGTAGAAACAGTTATACTTATTCAGTTGCTAAAGAATTTGCTAGAGAGAAGCATGCACCAGATGATTTATGCTATGTATATAACTTTGAAAAACCTGAAAATCCTAAATTGATAAGCTTAAATTCGGGTAAAGGAATTGTATTTAAAAAGAAAATAGAGTATATGGTGCGTAAGATTAAAAGGGACTTGCCAAAAGCTTTTACATCTAAAGAATATGAAAATAAAAAAAATCTTATTTATAGCCAATATGATAAAAAGATTAAAGAGATAATTGAAAACTTAAATGAGATAGCAAAGGAATATGGATTTATGTTTAAAGAAAATGATGGAAATTTAGTTAGTATTCCCCTTGTAAATGGACATCCGATGACAGAAAAAGAAATTATAGATTTAACAGAAGAAGAAATTTCTGAAATTAAGGAAAATTCGAACAAATTGAGCAGAGAGACTTTTGATTACTTTAAAAAAATTAGACAACTAGAAGAACAGTCTAGAAATAGGATAAAACAATTAAAGGAAGAAATAGCTTTAAAAGTTGTAGATACACATGTTATGCCAATAATAGATGAATTTGAAGACAACAAACAAATAAAAAAGTATTTATATGAAGTAGAAGATGATATTATAAAAAATATTAATGAATTTTTAGATAATGAAAAAACTGACCAGGCTAAACTTCTTTTAACTAAAGGGAAAATAAGTAAGGATTTCTTTAAAAGATATGAAGTTAATTTGTTTATAGATAATAGTGACAAGAAAGGTGCACCTGTAATAAAAGAGACAAATCCTGACTATTATAATTTACTTGGTCAAATAGAATACGTAAATGAATTAGGGGTTAATAAGACAGACCATACTAGAATAAAACCAGGAGCTATTCATTTGGCTAATGGAGGGTATCTAATAATACAAGCAAAGGATATACTAACCAGTCCATACGCATGGCATGGGCTAAAAAGAGCTTTAAATACAGGGAAAGCTAAAATAGAGAATATAGGCAAAGGTCAAGGAAATATGATTGTAGAATCTATAAAACCAGAGCCTATACCTATAGATTTAAAAGTGATGATTATAGGTGATTATCATACTTATCAGCTACTCTATAATTATGATAATGATTTTAAAAAGCTTTTTAGGATAAGAGCTGATTTTGATATAGAGATGGAGAGAAATAAACAAAATATAAATAAGCTAGCATCTTTTATAGCATGTCATTGTAAGGATGAAAAATTAAAGGCATTTGATAAATCAGCGGTGGGAAAAATAGTTGAATTTAGCTCTAGGCTAGCAGAAGATAAGAGAAAATTAACTGCTAGATTCAATGAGATAGTGGAAATTTTATATGAAGCAGATGCTTGGGCGGATTTTAAAGGAGATTCAATTGTAACAGAAGAACATGTAAAAAAAGCTATACAAGAAAAAGTTTATAGAAATAATAAGTATGAGCAGAAATTACATGAGTTATTTAAAGATGAAACTATATTGATACAAACTTCGGGTTATGAAGTAGGGCAAATAAATGGATTAGCAGTAATTAACACAGGACAATATACTTTTGGAAAACCAAACAAAATAACAGTATCGACATTTGTAGGTAAAGATGGAATAATAAATATAGAAAGGGAAGTAAAGCAAAGTGGAAAATTACATGATAAAGGCGTTCTAATATTGAGTGGATATTTAGGAGAAAAATATGCCAATAATAAACCATTATCTTTATCAGCAAGCATAACCTTCGAGCAGTCCTATAGTGTAATCGATGGAGATAGTGCATCAAGTACCGAATTATATGCATTAATATCAAGTTTAGCAGAAGTGCCAATAAATCAAGCTATAGCAGTTACAGGTTCAGTAAACCAAAAAGGTGTTATTCAACCTATTGGTGGTGTTAATGAGAAGATTGAAGGATATTTTAAAGTATGTAAAGAAAAAGGATTTTCGGGTGGAGAAGGAGTAATGATACCACATCAAAATATGAACAATCTTATGTTAAATGATGAAGTAATAGAAGCAGTAAAAGAGGGAAAATTTTCAATATACGTAGTAAAAACTATTGATGAAGGAATAGAAATATTAACTGGTATGCCAGCAGGAATAAAGGATAGATATGGAAATTATCCTAAGGGTACTATTAATAATTTAGTGCAAAAGAAATTAAACAGTTTTGCTAGAATATATAAAGATTTTAATTGATAAGAGGCGAAGCCACTTTTATTTGTGCAAATTATTAAAAATGACATAGATTTTTTGTTGAACTTGCCAATAGAAATTTAAGTAATAGTATTATAAACTATTACATGTAAACATTTACAAGGAGTTATAGACGAAAGGAAAACGGTTTAAAAAAGTAAAGGGGGAATTTAAATGGCAGGTTTAACTTTTAAAAATATGTATAAAATATATCCAGGAGGAGTAACAGCAGTAAAAGATTTCAATCTTGAAATTAAAGATAAAGAATTTATTGTACTTGTAGGTCCTTCAGGATGTGGTAAATCTACAACACTTAGAATGGTAGCTGGTTTAGAAGAAATTTCTAAAGGCGAATTGTATATAGGTGATAAATTAGTTAATGATGTAGCACCTAAAGATAGAGATATTGCTATGGTTTTCCAAAACTATGCTCTTTATCCTCATATGTCAGTTTATGATAACATGGCTTTTGGTCTTAAATTGAGAAAGGTTCCTAAAGCAGAAATTGATAAAAAGGTAAAAGAAGCAGCTAAAATACTAGGAATAGAAAATTTACTTGACAGAAAGCCTAAGGCGTTATCAGGTGGACAAAGACAAAGGGTTGCACTAGGTAGAGCAATAGTAAGACAACCAAAGGTTTTCTTAATGGATGAGCCTTTATCAAACTTAGATGCAAAACTAAGAGTTCAAACTAGAACTGAAATCACAAAATTACATAAAAAACTTCAAACAACATTTATATATGTAACACACGATCAAACAGAAGCTATGACAATGGGAGATAGAATAGTAGTAATGAAAGATGGAGTTATACAACAGGCAGCTACACCACAAGAAGTATATGAAAAGCCAGCGAATGTTTTCGTAGCAGGATTTATAGGTAGTCCACAGATGAACTTCATTGATGCAATAATAGAAGGTAATGATATTAATGATTGTAAATTAGCTTTTGGAAATGTTAAGGTTAGCTTACCTGAAGGAAAAGCTAAGATAGTTAAGCAAAAAGGCTATTTCGGTAAAGAAGTAATCTTAGGAATTAGACCAGAAGATATTCATGATGAAAAAGTATTCATTGAGTCTTCAAGAGATAGTGTAGTGAAGGCTCACGTAGAAGTAACAGAAATGATGGGTTCAGAAACATATCTATACATCACTATAGAAGGTAATAGTGCTATTGCTAGAGTAGACTCAAGAAGTCAAGCTAAGCATGGAGATAATATAGAGCTAGCATTTGATAAAAATAAAATACATTTATTTGATAAAGAAACAGAGATGGCTATACTATAATATTACAAAATCAAGAAAAATAGAGGAATATGGAGAAAAAAGCAGAAGGAATAATGAGAGGATTATTCCTTCTGTTTTTTTATGTCATAAAAAGTTTTATAATATAGTTAGGTGATATTATGTTAACAGAAAAACAATTAAAAGATATTTCTAACAGATTAAGTTATATTTTAGGATGCAACGTACGTTTAATACATGAGCAGAAAAGCGATAACCTTATATTAGAAGATTCAGAAAATCTAGGAGATAAGCACAATATATGCAACTTGAAACTAGGTGGTATAACTTATATTATGGTTGTTGAGGACGAAGAACCTTTAACTAATAGAGAACTTAATTTGATAAAAAAATTTATAACTGAAATTGTTGAAGATGTAAAGTACTTAGCTCCTAATATAACTGAAAAGGATGTTATAAGAATTCTTACTAAGACAACAGATGAAAAAACTGTCGAAGATATTATGAAGCATCTTGGTTTTAATATGAACGAAGATATAAGTGTTATTCTTGTAAAAATGTTAAGTAATAGTATGGCTTCTCAAGTAGCATCAATTGTAAAGCATATATCTACAAATCATCTTGCGAGTGTGGTAATAAGTGAAGATATACTCGCTGTAATATATCAAAAAAATAATAAAGAAGATATAGATTTGGAGAAAAAAATAGTCGATGCAGTTGAAAGTGAATTATTACAAAATATAAAGATTGGTGTAAGTTCTTTGAAGGAACCTATTAAAGTTAAAGAAGCTTATCTAGAAAGCTTTGAAGCTCTTAATATAGGATTAGAACACCAATTACCTAATAAAATTTATAATTATAGAGAATTATTAGTTTATAGATTGATATCGAAAGTTTCGGAAAATACAGTGCTTAAATTATATAAAGAAGCTATGGAGCTAGGCTTACATAAGTTATCTAATGAGGAAATTAAAACAGCAAATATTTTCTTAAATAGTAATTTGAATATTAGTGAAGCAGCAAGAAAGTTATATGTCCATAGAAATACTTTGAATTATCGTCTTGATAAAATACAAAAAGATACAGGATTTGATATCAGAGTATTTAATGATGCTATTAAATTTAAAACTTTACTCGTAATTTATATGTATATGAATAATAAAGTAAAATAGTATAAATTACCTAATTTAAATTGATAATTTTTAAAGGAATTAGCTATATAGTGTCGAAGTATAATAAATGTTTGATGAATTATGAAGCTTATTGTATTAATAATTACTGTAGTGTAGATAGTTATTATCATTGTAATTAGACAGGAGTGATTTTGTGATAGAGCTTATGAACGTAACAAAAGAGTATAATAATGGCGTTAAAGCTTTAAATAATATAAGTATTAATATTGATAAAGGAGAATTTGTTTTTTTAGTTGGACCTAGTGGTGCGGGAAAATCTACTTTTATAAAGCTTTTGTTAAAAGAAGTTGAACCTTCATCAGGAAGAATTATTTTAAATGGTCAAGATATAACTAAGGTAAAAAGCAGAATGATTCCACATATCAGAAGAAGTATTGGTGTGGTTTTTCAGGACTTTAGATTATTACCTAATAAGACAGTATATGAAAATGTAGCCTTTGCTATGGAAATCATAGGTGCTCCATATAAAAACATAAGAAGACAAGTTCCTATGGCTTTAAGTATGGTGGGACTTAGCAATAAAGCTGACAGTTATCCTAATCAATTATCGGGTGGAGAGCAGCAGAGAGTTTCAATTGCAAGGGCAATCGTAAATAATCCAGGCCTGCTTATCGCTGATGAACCTACAGGAAATTTAGACCCAGATACAGCATGGGAAGTTATGAAGATTATTAGAAGAATTAATAGAAGAGGGACAACTGTTTTAATGGCTACACATGCAAAGGACATAGTAGACGTTATGAAACAAAGAGTTATAGCATTAGAAAAAGGACAAGTTGTCAGAGATGAGCAGAGAGGTGTTTATGGTTATGAAGGGTAGAACGTTAAAATATATGATAAAGCAAGGTTTTATAGGAATGTGGAGAAATCGTATGATGAGTATTGCCTCTGTAGGCTCAGTATCTTCAGTATTAATTATTTTAGGGGTAATACTTATATTGATTCTTAATATAAATAATTTTTCGAATATGACTAAAGAAAAGTTTGATGAAATACAAGTTTATTTAAAAGACGATATAAGTAGTCATGAAATAGATGAAATTGGTGAAGATATCAGAGAAATAGATGGTGTAATTGCTGTTATATTCCAATCTAAGGAACATGCTTTAGATATAATGAAAGAACAGTGGGGAGAAGAAGGTAACTTATTAGAAGGATTAGAAGAAAATCCTCTACCTAATTCATATGTTATTCAATTAAAGGATATTAGTTATGCAGATACAGTAGTGAATAAGTTGCAAGGATATTCTGGTATAGAAGAAATTAAATATTACAAGGATATTGTTCAAAAGCTTATGACTGTAGCTAATTATATACAAGTAGGCGGATTAGCTTTAATAGGTGGATTGATGTTAATATCAGTATTTATTATTTCGAATACTATTAAATTAACAGTAACAGCACGAAAAAGGGAAATAAACATAATGAAATACGTTGGAGCCACTAATGGTTTTATTAGAGGTCCATTTATTATAGAAGGTATGTTATTAGGATTATTGGGTTCAGGATTATCAATACTTATAGTTAACTATGGATATAAATATTTATTTCAAACGTTAAATGAAAAATTATACGTGCTATTTACAATTTACTTAGTACCATATACAGCACTATTTAGCGATGTAGCAATAATATCACTAACCATTGGAGTAGGAATAGGAGTACTTGGAAGCATAATCTCTCTAAGAAAGTTTTTAAGAGTTTAGACAAGGAGGGTGGGCATTTGATACTGAAGAAAAGAACGTGTTATGTATTGTTAGTATTAATATTATTTATTAATAGTGTTGTAGTATATGCTGATAATAGTATTGAACAAGATAAAAAAAGATATGAGCAAACAAAGCAGAGAATAGACAAAGTAGAAGAAGAATTAAATGAGAAAAAAAGGGAATACAAGGATGTTACTAAACAAATTAAAAAATTAGATTTACAACTTGATGAAATAGATAAAGAGTTACAAAAACTTGAAGGACAGTTAAATAACTTAAATAACGATATTGAAGTAACAAAAAAAGAGTTATTAGAGGCAGAAAAAAATATTGAAGAAAAAAATGATATATTAAATAAAAGATTAAGAGTTATGTATAAAAATGGAACAGTTGGTTACTTGGAAGTTCTATTGGCATCTAAAGACTTAGAGGATTTACTTACTAGATTAGATATGATAAAGAGAATAGTTGAAAATGATGTAGAGTTATTGAAATATATGAAAGAACAAAGAGAGCAAATAAAGGAAAAAAAAGCACAGTTAGAGACTCAAAAGAAAATGTTATTATCAACTAAACAGACTATACAAAAAAAGAGAAAAGAAATTGAAGTTGTAAGTAGAGCTAAGCAGCAATTGATGAGAAGTTTAGCAAGTAATATAAAGGAACTTGAGAAACAGGAAGATGATTTACTAAATTTAGCTAAAAGGTTAGAAGAAGAAATAAGAAGAAAACAGATTGCACAGAAATATGCAGGTGGAAAGTTAACATGGCCTACACCAGGTTACTATAGAATAACTTCACCGTATGGTATGAGAGTACACCCTATTCTGAAGACTAAAAAGATGCACACAGGTATAGATATAGGCGTTCCATTAGGGGGCACTATAGTGGCAGCTAATGATGGTGTAGTTCGATAT encodes:
- the ftsE gene encoding cell division ATP-binding protein FtsE, whose translation is MIELMNVTKEYNNGVKALNNISINIDKGEFVFLVGPSGAGKSTFIKLLLKEVEPSSGRIILNGQDITKVKSRMIPHIRRSIGVVFQDFRLLPNKTVYENVAFAMEIIGAPYKNIRRQVPMALSMVGLSNKADSYPNQLSGGEQQRVSIARAIVNNPGLLIADEPTGNLDPDTAWEVMKIIRRINRRGTTVLMATHAKDIVDVMKQRVIALEKGQVVRDEQRGVYGYEG
- the ftsX gene encoding permease-like cell division protein FtsX, whose amino-acid sequence is MKGRTLKYMIKQGFIGMWRNRMMSIASVGSVSSVLIILGVILILILNINNFSNMTKEKFDEIQVYLKDDISSHEIDEIGEDIREIDGVIAVIFQSKEHALDIMKEQWGEEGNLLEGLEENPLPNSYVIQLKDISYADTVVNKLQGYSGIEEIKYYKDIVQKLMTVANYIQVGGLALIGGLMLISVFIISNTIKLTVTARKREINIMKYVGATNGFIRGPFIIEGMLLGLLGSGLSILIVNYGYKYLFQTLNEKLYVLFTIYLVPYTALFSDVAIISLTIGVGIGVLGSIISLRKFLRV
- a CDS encoding murein hydrolase activator EnvC family protein; amino-acid sequence: MILKKRTCYVLLVLILFINSVVVYADNSIEQDKKRYEQTKQRIDKVEEELNEKKREYKDVTKQIKKLDLQLDEIDKELQKLEGQLNNLNNDIEVTKKELLEAEKNIEEKNDILNKRLRVMYKNGTVGYLEVLLASKDLEDLLTRLDMIKRIVENDVELLKYMKEQREQIKEKKAQLETQKKMLLSTKQTIQKKRKEIEVVSRAKQQLMRSLASNIKELEKQEDDLLNLAKRLEEEIRRKQIAQKYAGGKLTWPTPGYYRITSPYGMRVHPILKTKKMHTGIDIGVPLGGTIVAANDGVVRYAGWYGGYGKVVIIDHGGGISTLYAHNSRLLVKKGQSVKRGQAVSKAGSTGYSTGPHLHFEVRKNGAYTNPMPWLKK